ACCGATGATGCCGTACGTCGTCTTCGCTTCCGAGGTCGCGTAGTCGATGTCGGCGCGCAGGGTGTGCAGGGGCACACGACCTTCACGGTACCACTCGGTACGAGCGATTTCGATGCCGTTCAGACGGCCAGCGCTCATGATCTTGATGCCCTGGGCACCCAGACGCATCGCGTTCTGCATCGCACGCTTCATTGCGCGACGGAACATGATACGGCGCTCGAGCTGCTGAGCAATCGAGTCGGCGATGAGCTGTGCATCGGTTTCCGGCTTGCGGATTTCTTCGATGTTCACGTGCACGGGCACGCCCATGCGCTTTTGCAGCTCAGCCTTGAGGATTTCGATGTCCTCGCCCTTCTTGCCGATCACAACGCCCGGACGCGAGCTGAAAATCGTGATACGTGCATTCTTGGCCGGACGCTCGATGACCACGCGGCCAACCGAAGCGTTCTTCAGCTTCTTCTTCAGGTAATCGCGAACGCCGATATCTTCCTGCAGCATTTTCGCGAAATCCTGGTTGTTCGCGTACCAACGCGAAGCCCAGTTACGACTGACAGCCAGACGGAAGCCAGTCGGATGAATTTTCTGTCCCATCGTGACCCCTTAGTTGCCCAGCGTCACAGTGATGTGACAGGTTTGCTTCTCGATGCGGTTACCACGGCCCTTGGCGCGCGCGGTGAAACGCTTGAGCGAGGTCGCCTTGTCAACGTAGATGCCCTTGACGCGCAGCTCGTCGATGTCAGCACCTTCATTGTGCTCGGCGTTGGCGATAGCCGACTCCAGCACCTTCTTGATGATGACCGCGGCCTTCTTCGGCGAGAAGGTCAGAACATTGAGCGCACGCTCCAGCGGCAGGCCGCGGATCTGGTCAGCGACCAGACGCGTCTTCTGCGCCGAGATACGGGCACCGCGATGAATTGCTTTCACTTCCATGATCGGCCCCTTATTTCTTCGCCTTCTTGTCGGCCGCATGGCCCTTGAAGGTACGGGTGAGAGCGAACTCACCCAGCTTGTGGCCGACCATGTTTTCCGTCACGTACACCGGCACGTGTTGACGGCCATTGTGCACAGCGATCGTCAGACCGATGAAATCGGGCAGGACGGTCGAACGGCGCGACCAGGTCTTGATCGGCTTCTTGTCACG
This is a stretch of genomic DNA from Pandoraea faecigallinarum. It encodes these proteins:
- the rpsC gene encoding 30S ribosomal protein S3 encodes the protein MGQKIHPTGFRLAVSRNWASRWYANNQDFAKMLQEDIGVRDYLKKKLKNASVGRVVIERPAKNARITIFSSRPGVVIGKKGEDIEILKAELQKRMGVPVHVNIEEIRKPETDAQLIADSIAQQLERRIMFRRAMKRAMQNAMRLGAQGIKIMSAGRLNGIEIARTEWYREGRVPLHTLRADIDYATSEAKTTYGIIGIKVWVYKGDTLGRNDAPVAEEPAEEKRPRRNARPGDRRPRRDDAGDKAGAKRGGARRPAGKPEGDAKTGE
- the rplV gene encoding 50S ribosomal protein L22, with the protein product MEVKAIHRGARISAQKTRLVADQIRGLPLERALNVLTFSPKKAAVIIKKVLESAIANAEHNEGADIDELRVKGIYVDKATSLKRFTARAKGRGNRIEKQTCHITVTLGN
- the rpsS gene encoding 30S ribosomal protein S19; this encodes MTRSVKKGPFCDAHLLKKVEAAAASRDKKPIKTWSRRSTVLPDFIGLTIAVHNGRQHVPVYVTENMVGHKLGEFALTRTFKGHAADKKAKK